In Desulfobacterales bacterium, the genomic stretch CGGTGACAGCTTTTTTGTATAAGGCAAAGGCTTTTTTGTACCGGCCCTTGATGCGGGCCAGTTCGGCCTCAACCAGGTGGTATTTGTGAAGGCAGTTGGATGGGGCCTGACGGGCCCATTTTTTCAGCTTTTTCAGGTTCCGGCGAATCCTGGAAAGGATTTTTTGTTTTAACAGCCAACCGGCATGAGGGAAATATTCGATATGGGCAAGGGTATCATAAAAATATGAGGGCACATGGAGCGGCGATCCTATGGCCCCGTCGATAAAAGCCATCATTTTACGGGATGCATTAAACGCCGCCGTATAGTCACCAAAAAGGTAATTCAGCACAACTTTATTAAAAAACAGGTGATGAAGCGCGGTTTGATCATTGGCCTCTTCGTGGACTGTTATCATCTCGGTTTCATTATATATTTTTCCAACTAAACGCGAGGTTTCGCTACTTTTGTTCCGTAAGTTGAGCACTGCTTGATGAAATATGGAGGCAACGTGCAGGTTGGATACCTGGCCGATTCGGTTTAGGGTTGTACGGTTTTTTTCAAGGTCACGGTCTAAATCGTCCAGGGGGGTCGCCAGAAGATAGCGGGTGTATCCCCGGACCATCAGGGAGTGTCCGGCAAATTCAATATCCCCCTGGGCAAGCCCGTTCTGATGTGCCTCCAAAAGCGGTTCCACAACGTTTTTCGCATGCTCTTTCCAGTGCCGGACAAAGGTGTTTACCACCATTAGGGTGCAGGCCTTATATTTTGGATTATTCATTCGGTCCATCAATCTCAGCGCGGCTTGCCCGTAATGATAGCCGGTATCAATGTCCCCGAGGGTGCAAAGGATCATTCCGTATCCGGCATAAATATAGGGCGAAAACCCCGTGTTGCCGTATTTTGCAAATATTCGTAACAATCTGAGGACAATAATCGGCAGCAGATTCGGCAGGGTCCAGTAGGCGGTGGAGGTGATGGTGGCCATGACTTCCACCTGGGCCTGCACGGTCGGATCTGTCATGGGGGGTAAATCCAGAATGTCATCCGGTTGTTTGCCCAGCAGTTGGATTTTTGTCAGAAGCAGTTCCCGGAGAATGTGCTGTTTGCCCGGCTGCTTCGGCAACGAGATCCCCATGGATTTTAGAACCAAAAGTCCGGACCGGATCACTTCGTCGAGATTGTTCTGCGCCATCAGGGTTTGCAGGCGCACGATATGGGCGCCGACCGCATCATTTGGTTTTTGGGCGCGGTTGATGATCTCGTCGGTGAGTCTATACATTGCATCATAGTCGGCGATGAGATAGGCGGCTTCAGCACAACCGGAATAAAGCTCAAGCGTTAAGTTATAGTCGATGCGCCAGCAGTCCCCGTTTGCATCCCCATGCGCAGTGTCTGAGGCAATAAACTCAATTCCGGTTTTGAAATAATGAAACGCCGATTCAAAGGCACCGGAGGCCAGGGCTTTTTGGCCGGCCCGGCAGTTTAGACGCGCCGTTTGATATTGCTGATCAAGCGAGGTGATTTGTTTGCGGGCGATATTGAAATGATTGGTGATGTCAATGATGCCCTCATCCAGTTGCTTTTCAGAGGTATTTTCCAGCAGATAGCGACCGATCCGGTAATGGGTCCGGACCCGCTCGTCTTCTCTGAACAGATGATAAATCGCTTCACGGATGCGGTCATGTGAAAACACCCCTGTGTCTTCTTTAAAAAAGATCAGGCCTTCCTTCTCGGCACCGGATAGCGCGGCGATGGTCTCGTTTATCGTGGTATTCTGGTTTGCAGCTACGGCAAATAAATCAAACCGGTTTCCGTAGCAGGCACAAATCTTCAGGGTTTGGCGGATCTCAACCGGCATGCGGGCGATCTTTGCGGCCATGAAATCCACGACATTGTCCGTGAACTGGATGTTTGCAACTTTTTCCATATTCCAGGTCCAGCCGGAAGTCGGATCCAGAGTCAAGGTGCCTTCATCATAGAGGGTTTTTAAAAACTGTCGGATGAAAAAGGGATTACCGCTGGTTTTTTTGTGGACAATTTCAGAAAGTTCAAGAGAGTCGCGGTCCACGCATCGCAAAAAATCAGCGATTAACTGATTGATATTCTCAACCGACAGCGGGGGCAACTTAATAGTGGTTGCGGCAGCGCCGTTTTTTTCAGCTTCGTCCATGGTGCGTATTAACGGATGGTCCGGCTTTACCGCATTGTCCCGATATGCGCCGATCAAAAGGAGATGTCCGATTTCGGGCTCTGTGGAAAGCCTGCGGATAAGGCTAAGGGTCGCCGGATCCGCCCATTGCAGGTCGTCTGCAAAAACGACCAGCGGATGCTCTTGGGTGGCGCAGACCTTAATAAACTCCTTGAATACATAGATATAGCGATGTTGGGTGATATCCGGACCAATGGCTGATAAATCCGGTTGCGGACCGATGATGCGTTCAAAATTGGGTATCAGGTTGGTAATGAACCTACCGTTTGGCGCAACGGCCTTGATTATGTTGTCTTTCCAGGCTTCGATTTGGGCGTCGGTCTCACATAAAATCTGGGCGGCCAGTTCCTGGAAGGCCTGAATAAGCGGGTAATATGGGATGTCCCGTTTGTATCGCTCGGCTTTGCCGACAATGAAATAGGCGCGGTTTTGCACCACAGGTTTTTGTATTTCATTGACCAGGGTGGATTTGCCGATACCAGGGGGGCCTGCCACCAAAAAAATTTCATTACTGCCGCCGGCCGCCCGGTCAAAGGCAGCCATTAGGCTTTTGGCTTCGCTTTGGCGACCGAAAAGCTTCTCCGGTATATGCAAGCCGGGTGGGATATCATGTCTCGCCAAGGCAAAGGGACTGATCTCGCCGGCAGTTTTGAGCTGCCGGGCGCACTCCTCGAAATCCGCCGCTAAACCATAGCCGCTTTGATATCGGTTTTCCACTGTTTTTGAAATTAGTTTCATCACGATATCAGAGATAATCTGCGGCAAATCGGTCCTACGTTTGACAGGCGGTTCAGGGCGCCGGGCGATATGGGCATGGATGATTTCAATTGGATCATCGGA encodes the following:
- a CDS encoding AAA family ATPase, which translates into the protein MEAINDYQIIEKIADIRGVTYYRGRKTAQSPPVIIEFINVDLASHSKIARLKNEYKKIQKLDRNSVIPVYEVFDYQDGIAIVTEEFTENPLYNRFTPGEMDIDKFLKLAANLSRALGDIHSCGIVHGAITPANILCNNHSDGVKVLGFGATRLISRIHEEIYDPVVIKSVLPYMAPEQTGRMNCSVDHRVDLYAAGIIFYELLTGGLPFSSDDPIEIIHAHIARRPEPPVKRRTDLPQIISDIVMKLISKTVENRYQSGYGLAADFEECARQLKTAGEISPFALARHDIPPGLHIPEKLFGRQSEAKSLMAAFDRAAGGSNEIFLVAGPPGIGKSTLVNEIQKPVVQNRAYFIVGKAERYKRDIPYYPLIQAFQELAAQILCETDAQIEAWKDNIIKAVAPNGRFITNLIPNFERIIGPQPDLSAIGPDITQHRYIYVFKEFIKVCATQEHPLVVFADDLQWADPATLSLIRRLSTEPEIGHLLLIGAYRDNAVKPDHPLIRTMDEAEKNGAAATTIKLPPLSVENINQLIADFLRCVDRDSLELSEIVHKKTSGNPFFIRQFLKTLYDEGTLTLDPTSGWTWNMEKVANIQFTDNVVDFMAAKIARMPVEIRQTLKICACYGNRFDLFAVAANQNTTINETIAALSGAEKEGLIFFKEDTGVFSHDRIREAIYHLFREDERVRTHYRIGRYLLENTSEKQLDEGIIDITNHFNIARKQITSLDQQYQTARLNCRAGQKALASGAFESAFHYFKTGIEFIASDTAHGDANGDCWRIDYNLTLELYSGCAEAAYLIADYDAMYRLTDEIINRAQKPNDAVGAHIVRLQTLMAQNNLDEVIRSGLLVLKSMGISLPKQPGKQHILRELLLTKIQLLGKQPDDILDLPPMTDPTVQAQVEVMATITSTAYWTLPNLLPIIVLRLLRIFAKYGNTGFSPYIYAGYGMILCTLGDIDTGYHYGQAALRLMDRMNNPKYKACTLMVVNTFVRHWKEHAKNVVEPLLEAHQNGLAQGDIEFAGHSLMVRGYTRYLLATPLDDLDRDLEKNRTTLNRIGQVSNLHVASIFHQAVLNLRNKSSETSRLVGKIYNETEMITVHEEANDQTALHHLFFNKVVLNYLFGDYTAAFNASRKMMAFIDGAIGSPLHVPSYFYDTLAHIEYFPHAGWLLKQKILSRIRRNLKKLKKWARQAPSNCLHKYHLVEAELARIKGRYKKAFALYKKAVTGARDNRYLQEQAMACELAARFYHFNDFDDLAASYMAKTHELYTGWGAHAKANDIKEKYEAWFRAKPVIAGIEKLEDEFIASPTDRAVNKLDLAAMMKMSQAISSEIHLDKLLTIFMRLIIEISGAEKALLILNRNDQLRIEATADINKEDILVLQGIDIEQSDALSHGIVSYVKRTNETIVLHNAADTGIFIRDPHVQKQGVQSVFCLPLVRQQKLIGLIYLENNLTPNAFTPSTTEMISLLSTQAANCLENAFFFEETRAAEKRAQRQREQYQKLVETMNDGLTIIDPQLNITYVNKALCLMSGYTADELIGRPAKDFLDEAGREKLEREVATWQQRGRHIFEIDWIVKDAKILSTLVSPTPIYDDSGEFAGFLGIVTDITGVKKAEKEKELAQAQLVQSQKMEAIGTLAGGVAHDFNNYLMTVLGSVDLLRLNKDHPEKTEKHIGDIKNAAELSAALTRQLLAFSRRQMLEKTAIDLNAVVSNMEKMMQRLIGENIEFKTSLDPNLKPVHADFGQMEQIIMNLAVNARDAMPQGGHLKLKTENLFVDEMYCQQYQYAKPGEFTCLTIEDTGAGMNQEQIKKIFDPFFSTKPVGQGTGLGLSVVFGVVKQHSGWINVYSEPDIGTRFSVYLPVAETTSAKADFNEDDITDFSFELYQGSQERILLVEDQLEVREVVVTALEDNGYIVQEAESVEQAKALLKAAEQPFDLLFSDVILPDGNGFDLSTQVAKQYSNIKILLTSGYTEEQSRPDAINQKQFHYIQKPYQLGKMLKIIRQVLSG